The genome window CGCTCCACGCCCGTCGGTCCACAGGCAATTCGCCAGGATGAGACACCAATTAATGCCCACTGGTTTGTTCCCGGTATGAGGCATTGCACGGGCGCTCCAGAGTATTCCTCTtgctgaaaatattaaatattaaaaaaaaaaactttattataaaaaaatagattaggagacattttaaaaatgttgtacttgttttttcttgatttttttaatatttgcagtcaagtaaacaacaagaaataatagaaaaccaaaatatatattgacttTATCTCAATTAATTTCCCAGTTTATTAAGGCTCTAGCTCGTGTTGAtcgattttttcttttatcgaTTATCTGCTTCTGAACggaagaaatataaaatggcACAAAgctaacaaacattttttaatttattgtgttatcaatatcaattgaGCGTATTAAAAAGAGCACCCTGTTTATAGGCATTGTGACGTCACGTATCAACACTGACTAAACACGACGTGCAGCGACGCGTTCGcagcagaaaaaataaataagcaaaataaaacgaatCGCATGAGTAACGCCAagcatacaacaacaacaacaacaacaaagtcacTCTCACGCTCTCAGCATAGCACGAGCGCACGCACTCAATAGGTAACTGCTAGAAACAACCCTGTCGGCAACTACCTAGAAATGGAGTGcaacagagagcgagagagttaGCATAGGTAATGGAGCCAGCTGCAGCCTGCAGGCAGATCACAACTCAGCCAACTGTTTCCATCCCCCTCTCTTACACTTACACTCgcactctctcgctctatcTCTGCAGGGCATAAATTTAACAGCGCGCGCCAACTGCAATTCATTTGAGCGTCAACAAGCGAACGAAGTACAACAAAGGAAACGCGAATTGTGAATTGTGGCATTCTTTAagaataagcaaaataaaagaaaaccaagAGAAACAGTTACTCATTAACGAATTTCAACATGTTGGATATTAAGAGCTGCCTGAAGATCAGTTTCCAGGGCGAGGTGGGCTTCATCATTTGTGAGACGGGCAGCAGCTACGACCAGATTATTGGCCAAGGTGAGTGAATCAGGACTGTGGAATCAGGATTATCAATAATGgaataatttacataatattttttttttttgctacagTCTGTGCCCGCTTTAACGTGCCGGCTTCTCAACGCGCCGGATTGGTGCTGACCAATGGACAGGGCTATGTGTTTGAGCAGCAGCTATTGGAATACTTTCTGCTGCTCTTTCCCTGCCCCGAGCTAATTTTCTATCTGCGCATGGATTGGCAGAAGCTGCGACGCGCTTTGATTGCTCCCAGTGTCAAGCGTCGTCGTATCCACGATGAAATCACCGATGCCGATGCaaatgccgatgccgatgccacCAGTGAAACGGACTATGTGGCGGTGCCAGTG of Drosophila innubila isolate TH190305 chromosome X, UK_Dinn_1.0, whole genome shotgun sequence contains these proteins:
- the LOC117783408 gene encoding uncharacterized protein LOC117783408, with amino-acid sequence MLDIKSCLKISFQGEVGFIICETGSSYDQIIGQVCARFNVPASQRAGLVLTNGQGYVFEQQLLEYFLLLFPCPELIFYLRMDWQKLRRALIAPSVKRRRIHDEITDADANADADATSETDYVAVPVHRQNCFLGALPSSASASSAAASVRRQNCFLQQRQQHQPPQPPSRALRQFTVVPAARSYSQPKRMRLQLCNKSRRSVPNAAPHVALLAAATAPRSIRI